The genomic region GGCGGTCAGCCGCGAGGTGCGCGGTGTGACTCGCTACGTCATGTCGAGATGTGACCTGGCGGATCCTCGATGCAGGGCTGCTCCATCAGCAGCCGAGCCGGGCGGACTATCGGGCCGACGAGGCGTCGCTGGCTACTGCCCCGACGTCCTGGGTTGAGTCACCTGCCAAACCCTCGAGGTTGCGTTCCGCACGCCTCGAACGGCCCATGGGGTGCGGCAACCCATCGGGTCACCTTCCGAGGCCCCTACCTGGGGCATCCTGTCCACCCAATGCACGAGGTTGTATCCGTTCTCACAACCCACCACGGTGGGTTGTCTCCGAGGAGGAGGACCACATGAGGGAGTTCTCGAAGGTGCTGGGATCGAACATGCGGCAGGCGCGCCAGCGCATCAACCTCACGCAGGAGCAGGTGGCCGAGAGTCTCGACATGCCCGTGGAGGTGTACGGGCGGATGGAGCGAGGGTCGATGCTTCCACGGATGGAGATGTTCGTCGCCATCTGTCGCACACTGGGGGCGACACCCGACCAGCTGCTCGGCTACTCCCAGACCCGGCCGGACCCGATCTTCTGAGGGGCTTCCGGGCCGGCAGCTCCAGGCCTTCGCCCGTGCCGGAACATTTGATCGGCACGGGCAGATGGCGGATAATGTAACCCCTTGTTCTCACTACCTTCCCGAAGCGCCCTGGCGCTGACCCTGGTATTCGTGTGCCTCGCGGGACCCGCGTGGGCCGCCAAGCTGCCGGACGTCATCGTCACGGGTGACCCAGTGGCACCGTCGCCGGACCAGCCCGGCACGGGGCTGTGCGTCGCCAACAGTGTTTCGACGGACCCGGCCGGCGATTTCCCTCAGGGTGCCTCATCCTACATCGGGGGCATGAACGACTTCATAGAGCGAACGGCGGCGAGCCGGACCACCTACGTGCTCCGCACCCCGTTCGACCTGTCCAACAACAACACCGGCGGGACTCAGGCGAGCAGGGGAGATTTCATCGATGCCGTACCGGGTTGCGCCAGCTACGGCTGCAGCTTCTTCGTCAATGATCCGTTCACATCGTTCGGTTCGCGCTTTCGTGGCTACCTGAACGTCACATCGGACATGGTGAACAAGCCGCTGCATTTCGGCTTCTACACCGATGATGCGGTGAGCTTCGTCATCTTCGACAAGGGCAACGTCCAGTACCCCGTCATCAACCGACCGCCGCAACTCGGTGCCGCCACCTGGCGCACCACGAATAGTGTCACCTTCCTGCAGTCTGGCCTCTACCCTGTCGAGATTCTGTATGCCGAGGTCACCGACCACGGCGCGCTGGAACTGGCCATCCTGGACGGCACGTTCACCGACTTCGAACGAACTGCCAACCAGACCCCCATCGTCAAGCTGAACGAATCCGGCTTCCTGCTCGTCCAGCCCGAGAAGTTCTTCCAGACCGAGAATGGTCGCCCATCCTTCCCGGATGATCCGGCGACTCCTGACGACGAGCTCAGGAAGTGCCAGCAGTGCAACCGCGCCAATGCGAACTCACCCGGCAATGGTGGCTGCGGTCTGAACTCGGGCTACTACTGCAACGGTGCCGCGCTGTGCGCGCCTTGTGACACCTCTCGACTCTGCGGCCCCAGCTGCTCTCCCTGCGGCCTGAGCACTCCCAACTGCGTCAACGTCAACGGCACCTATACCTGTGTCGAGTGCATCGATGACTCCCAGTGCGGCGGCCGTCGCTGCGACCTCACCACCAACACCTGCACCGGCTGCCTCGAGGACAAGGCCTGCCCCAATGGCCAGGTCTGCGACAAGCTCAACTACACCTGCGTGGAGTGCAACCGCGACGAGGACTGCCCGCCCGACGAGGTCTGCGCCCCCGAGATCAAGCAGTGCAAGGAGTGCAACGAAGACTCCGAATGCGAGCGCGGCAAGAGCTGCTCCAACCACCAGTGCGTCACCTGCTCCACCAACGACAGCTGCGCCGGCAACTCCTGCAACTGCTGCCCCTCCGACACCCAGTGCGCGGCCCCCTCCCCCGGCGCCTCGCCCTCCTGCGTGGAGTGCACCACCGACAGCCAGTGCGCCGAGGGCAAGAAGTGCGACAGCCTGAACGGCCGCTGCGTCGACGCCATCCCGGAGTGCAACACCTCCGAGCGCTGCGGCTCCCAGTGCGTCAAGTGCCCCACCGACCGCCCCGTCTGCCTCGACGGCCAGGTCTGCGTCGCCTGCCGCAATGACCTCGAGTGTGGCAGCGGCCAGTTCTGCCTCAGCGGCGAGTGCTCCTCCTGCACCACCGACCGCCACTGCGGCGCTCGCTGCGGCGCGTGCGAGCAGGACAAGCCCTTCTGTCTCACCGACGGCACCACCGCGGGCAGCTCCTGCGTGCAGTGCCGCAATGACTCCGACTGCCCCGGCGGCACCTGCAACCCCTCCACCTTCACCTGCGTCAACACCACCGGCTGCGAGGAGAACTGCGCCGAGCAGGACAAGGTCTGCAACGGCTCCTCCTGCGTCGAGTGCTTCGCCGATGCGCACTGCCCCTGCGGCGGCTCCTGCGACGTGAGCACCGGCACCTGCACCACCCAGTGCCAGGACAGCGGGGACTGCCTGGGTGTCGAGTACTGCTCCACCACCACCCAGGAGTGTGAACGGGGCCGCCGCAAGCCCGGCACCACTCCTCAAGGTGGCTCGTTCTGCTGCGAGTCGACCACCAGCGACCTGACCTCCACCGGCACCGGCGCCTTCCTCGCCCTCATGCTGGTCGGCTTCCTCTTCCTGTACTCCCGCCGGGCCTTATGAAGCATGCGCTCCTGACGGCCCTCGCTCTGGCACTGGGCCTCGCCTCCTCTTCCGCCACCGCGCAGGACGCTCGCTTCGACGTCCAGCTCTTCCGGCCGTCCGGAGCTCCTCAAGACGTGGTGATGGTGGGCCAGTCCCGTCCCCTCTCGCACCTGTCGGCCTCCGGCGGCTTCTTCCTCAACTTCTCGCTCGACCCGCTGGTCCTCGTGAACAAGGAGGGTGGCTCCTCCAACAAGGTGCTCAGCATCGTCGGCAACCGCCTCCAGCTCGATGCCATCGCCAGCGTCGGCGTCCTCGACTGGGTGGAGCTCGGCGTGGACATGCCCCTGGTGCTCGCCCAGGGAGGCGACAACCTCGAGGCCATCGGCACCGAGGGCCCCATCCAGGGCTACGTGCTCGGAGACCTGCGCCTCAACGCCAAGGTCGCCATCCCCGGCCTGCGGCGCCGCGCCGAGGACTCGGGCCTGGGCGCCGCGCTCACCCTCGGCTTCAGCCTCCCCACCGGAGACCAGGAAGCGTTCGCCAGCGACGGTGAGTTCACCTACACGCCCGGCCTCATCGTGGACTACCGCTTCGACAGCGGCATCCTCCTGTCCGCCTCCGGTGGGCTCTGGAACCGCCCGGACCGCATCTTCAACGGCACGCAGCTGGGCGACATGGCGCCCTTCGGGCTCGCCACGGAGATTCCCATCCTCCGCGGGCGGGGCATCACCGCCGTCGGAATGGTCCACGGCGCAGTGGGGCTCGACAAGCTGCCGAACCAGCCGCGGGACATCCCCGCCGAGCTGCTCTTCGGCCTGCGCTGGTACAGCTCCACCGGCCTCACCTTCACCGTCGGCGGCGGCGGTGGGTGCGGGTGCTCGCTG from Hyalangium gracile harbors:
- a CDS encoding helix-turn-helix domain-containing protein yields the protein MREFSKVLGSNMRQARQRINLTQEQVAESLDMPVEVYGRMERGSMLPRMEMFVAICRTLGATPDQLLGYSQTRPDPIF
- the traA gene encoding outer membrane exchange protein TraA, which produces MVFVCLAGPAWAAKLPDVIVTGDPVAPSPDQPGTGLCVANSVSTDPAGDFPQGASSYIGGMNDFIERTAASRTTYVLRTPFDLSNNNTGGTQASRGDFIDAVPGCASYGCSFFVNDPFTSFGSRFRGYLNVTSDMVNKPLHFGFYTDDAVSFVIFDKGNVQYPVINRPPQLGAATWRTTNSVTFLQSGLYPVEILYAEVTDHGALELAILDGTFTDFERTANQTPIVKLNESGFLLVQPEKFFQTENGRPSFPDDPATPDDELRKCQQCNRANANSPGNGGCGLNSGYYCNGAALCAPCDTSRLCGPSCSPCGLSTPNCVNVNGTYTCVECIDDSQCGGRRCDLTTNTCTGCLEDKACPNGQVCDKLNYTCVECNRDEDCPPDEVCAPEIKQCKECNEDSECERGKSCSNHQCVTCSTNDSCAGNSCNCCPSDTQCAAPSPGASPSCVECTTDSQCAEGKKCDSLNGRCVDAIPECNTSERCGSQCVKCPTDRPVCLDGQVCVACRNDLECGSGQFCLSGECSSCTTDRHCGARCGACEQDKPFCLTDGTTAGSSCVQCRNDSDCPGGTCNPSTFTCVNTTGCEENCAEQDKVCNGSSCVECFADAHCPCGGSCDVSTGTCTTQCQDSGDCLGVEYCSTTTQECERGRRKPGTTPQGGSFCCESTTSDLTSTGTGAFLALMLVGFLFLYSRRAL
- the traB gene encoding outer membrane exchange protein TraB, coding for MKHALLTALALALGLASSSATAQDARFDVQLFRPSGAPQDVVMVGQSRPLSHLSASGGFFLNFSLDPLVLVNKEGGSSNKVLSIVGNRLQLDAIASVGVLDWVELGVDMPLVLAQGGDNLEAIGTEGPIQGYVLGDLRLNAKVAIPGLRRRAEDSGLGAALTLGFSLPTGDQEAFASDGEFTYTPGLIVDYRFDSGILLSASGGLWNRPDRIFNGTQLGDMAPFGLATEIPILRGRGITAVGMVHGAVGLDKLPNQPRDIPAELLFGLRWYSSTGLTFTVGGGGGCGCSLQAPSLRFFSSIVWVPAKTAEWEALEKFKAPPEPPPPPAPDTDGDGLTDDKDVCPKEPGLLDRGGCPIRDADGDGVEDSIDRCPDILAGPGGKFGCPVARIQGNKILILEPVNFATDQDVILSESFPVLEEVSQVLKTHPEIQRVLIEGHTDSRAGEVYNLDLSKRRAASVRTYLEESGVPAERLCSQGFGQSRPVGENDTEEGMARNRRVEFTILPPAAEGEPRCPGDPVEKPGKKPKKAPSPKPPQGRK